DNA sequence from the Trichocoleus desertorum ATA4-8-CV12 genome:
CCAAATTAGGTTCCTGCTTGTCACCCAAAGCACGAATAGTTGATAGGAGTTTTTTGTGTTTGCGGGCCATGATTACGGTTCTCAGAGTTAGTTCTATTCGTCCCGACCCATTAGGGTGGTTGATAAAACTATTTTCCTCTGAAGATGCCCCCCTATCACATGTACTAACAGGCAGACCTTGAATTGATCCCTAGGGTGATTCCAGCAGATTTAGCCTGTTTGTTAAACCCTGATTCAGTAGTTGCATGTAGTTGAATACAGCCCTTGAACTATGAGCCAGAGTGATTTCAGTCCAGGTTTGAGGATCGCTACCTCGTTACAGCCGCACCCCCGCTATTCTAACGACTAGGATCAACTACTAAGAATTAGAAAAGTTGGGCTTGCAGGAAAATAATTTGGTTTACAGTGGGGTTAAATGCTGCGCTGCTCTCAGGTTTGATATCGTCTCAACGATTGTCCCCACATCGCTACAAGTCGGGAGAGAAAATTTATGTTTCGTAGAATTCTAGTTGCGATCGACCATTCCAGTATTAGTAAACAAGCCTTTGAACAAGCTTTAGCTTTAGCCAAACTGACAGAAGCTAACTTGATGTTGCTGCACGTCCTCTCCTATGAAGAAGAAGGAAGCCCTAGAATCCCTGTGCTCACAGGGCTTGACTCCTACCCCGGTATGATCCGCATGCAGGCTCTAGAACTGTATCAACAACAGTGGCAAAACTATGAAAGCCAAGGGCTGGCTATGCTGCGATCGCGGGCACAAGAAGCGGCTGATGCAGGAGTGCGAGTAGAGTTTACTCAAAGCCCTGGCAGTCCGGGTCGAGCTATTTGTGACCTAGCTCAAACTTGGGGAGCAGATTTAGTTTTAGTGGGGCGTCGGGGCCGATCGGGCTTGAGCGAATTGTTTTTGGGCAGCGTCAGTAATTATGTGCTGCACCATGCCCCTTGTTCGGTACTCATTGCCCATAGAACTGCAACACACAGCCCAGAAGCAGTATCTCCCGCTCAGGTAGGAGTGGTGTCTTAAACTTGTGTTTTGAGATAGGAAATTTCTCGCTTAAGTGAGTCTAAGTAGGCAGAGCCTAAGGGTGGGCGATCGCAGCTTTATGGCGATCGCTGGGGCATCTCGTCTAAGCCAGAGGTCAGTAGCTGATCAATCACCTCAACGACTCCATCGCCTCGACTGCCTTGGGTCACCCAATGGGCTCGTGCTTTTACCTCTGGTAGTGCATTAGCCACCGCTACCGAAAGTCCACAGATGTCTAGAAAAGCGTGATCATTCTCTGCATCACCAAACCCAATCACGTCTTGTAGAGATAGCTCCATGCGTTGGAGTGCGGCCTTCAGTCCTACTGCTTTATCTAGATCAGCAGGCAGAACCATCACTGCGTCTTTATTCAAAATTATCTGTAACTCTAAATCTAAATCTTTGATCGTTGCCAATACTGCGGCTTCATGCGGTTGCCACGTTGCGACAATCACGCGACCTACTGTTAAAGGTTCAACTTGGCGCTTTTGGAGAGCTTGGATGAACGCTTCTGGCGGGCGATCGCCCAACAATTGCTCCTCGCGAGTGCTAGGCCAATACAGCAAAGCTCCGTTTTCTGCCACAATACAATCGAACCAGTCTATCTGCGGCAGCACCTGAAAGAGGTCATCTAAATGTCTCCCTGTAACCAAAATTAGTTTGCGGCCAGACTTCTGGAGTCGTTGCAACGCAGCCAGAGTGGTTTCACTGACTTGACCATTTGTTGCTAGGGTGCCATCGTAATCTGAAGCAATTGCTAAATAACGCATTTTCCTCTACATCACTCGTAACTCAACTACGTAATTTGTGACAATAGTCTTGACGAAAGACAATTAGCTAATTATTGCTTAACTCAATCCTGTGCTAGCCTGAGAACAAGGATTATTTTCGGCTGTGTAATTCGTTTTGTTACAAGCGTTTCTCCGAATCTAACTCTCTGCACCTTTTGATTCTGG
Encoded proteins:
- a CDS encoding universal stress protein, producing the protein MFRRILVAIDHSSISKQAFEQALALAKLTEANLMLLHVLSYEEEGSPRIPVLTGLDSYPGMIRMQALELYQQQWQNYESQGLAMLRSRAQEAADAGVRVEFTQSPGSPGRAICDLAQTWGADLVLVGRRGRSGLSELFLGSVSNYVLHHAPCSVLIAHRTATHSPEAVSPAQVGVVS
- a CDS encoding Cof-type HAD-IIB family hydrolase — translated: MRYLAIASDYDGTLATNGQVSETTLAALQRLQKSGRKLILVTGRHLDDLFQVLPQIDWFDCIVAENGALLYWPSTREEQLLGDRPPEAFIQALQKRQVEPLTVGRVIVATWQPHEAAVLATIKDLDLELQIILNKDAVMVLPADLDKAVGLKAALQRMELSLQDVIGFGDAENDHAFLDICGLSVAVANALPEVKARAHWVTQGSRGDGVVEVIDQLLTSGLDEMPQRSP